A window of Gossypium hirsutum isolate 1008001.06 chromosome D13, Gossypium_hirsutum_v2.1, whole genome shotgun sequence genomic DNA:
ACTAAGAAACAAGCTCAGAAGAATGCAGCAATGGCTGCATGGTCAGCCCTGAGAAAGTGTATGATTCCTGTCAGGTTCCACTTCATTTAGAATTAAACAAGTGCATTGTTTATTCCTCTCTAAGGTTGGGTCTTTTTTGGGTTTAGTATTGTTGttccaactcttcatttttctcgAAATCACCATGTCTGAGGCATACTGGGATATATGTATGTCATATTACACTCCATGAATATTCCAAGTACATGGTTTATTCCTATCTAAGGTTGGGTCTTTTTCAGGTTTAGTATTTTGATTCTCCGAGGCTTCATTTTTCTCGAAGTCACTGTGTTTGATGCATACCGGGATATATGTATGTCATATGACACTCCACAAATattccaaatacatggaaaaacttagaaaaagttAAACATATCTGTCTTATATACATACCCATACCAGATACTACACTATACCCTCGCATTTATTTAGATGTGTTTCTTTATATTCATTTGCTACAAAAATATTTCAATAGAAGCTTAAAATCATTTTACTATTAGTAATTCTTTGAAAACTTTGGTACTCACTTTCTACCACTTGAAGTTTTTGCTAATCACTGAAATATTCCTTCAGATGTTCCTATATGCATGTTTTTCACTTAAATATTCTAATATAGTCTGGTGCCTGCAGTGTCTCAGTATGGTTCATCGTCGTCTTCATCACCTTCATTGGAGTTTAAAGGAAAACAAGAACAAGAGCAAGTTGTCATTGCTCGTTTCCTTTCATCGTTACGACCATCTGAAGTGAGACCGTCTATGCAAAACGATTATCGATATGAAAAGCACAGATCAGTCCCTGTATGTCAAGACCTAACCCCACCAAATCAAAGCTTATATTCTGCGCACGGTGAAAGTTGGCCTTACCCTAGCTTTCCCCTTGAAATGACCATGCCCATATACCAAATATGGCAGCAAGAACAACTATTGCAGTTGCAAAGCCATCTGTTTTCATTTCCGGTTTCTTCTGTTCCTCCACCTGCTCCTCAGTTTCTTCCTATTTTAGACCTGGATCGTCATCTTCAAGTTAGAGGCCAGGAACCAAGATTTATGTCTCCAAGGATTGCCATTTCTACAACACACCCTTCTCTTTACATCTCTAATCATTCAGCTTCTCAACCAACCATGGGTAAATCTACAGTGACCATTCAAGAGATACATGAAGAGATAAAAGAAGAATCACCCAAAAGCCCTCCTCCACACTTAGTTAACGATCGGTTTGTTCCAGGTCAAACTAATGCTGAAACAGGTATTGGTGAATCAAAACAGGAAGACCACAAACAGAACACCGAGTTGGAAAGCAAAAGTGATATTGGTCATAGGAAATCTGATGCTGGTTCTCGGCCTGTCAACAACCAATTACAAAATCCACATGCCTTTGAGTCTTCTCATCTTCGATCACAGTATCCTCCATGGACAAGTTATTACGGAAATTCTAGACCAGCACCATCCTATGCAGCGGCTCCTCCGACGATCCGAACTGTAAGCCCGATTTCTTCCATGAGACCGAACATGCAAGAGCCAACAACTCAGGTTCCTGTCCTGCCAAGAATGAGAATTGGAGCTCCGCCATTTTCAACCAGGCCGAGCTTCGAGAGAACGAACCTTGGCAGTATGCATCACAGCTCCATTGCACCACCTGTTAGAATACGGTCTGTTGTACCGGTCTGTTCGGCTCCACCATCAAGAAAAACACCAAATTTCAACAAGGAGAGGCTATTGCCCAACAAAGAGAAGAAAGATACAGTAGCTGAGGATCTATCAACAGCAGTTTCAGAATTTAGTAAGCTTAGCATGTAGAAGGGGAATACACTGCTTTtgacttttaaattaattataataatattaattgtaTTCGCAATCGTGATAAATGTAATAAGACGTTAATTTAAATCCGGAATATAGCGATGCATAGATAAATACCTGTATAAAActgaaattcatattttaaaaatttctgcTTTCACTTGCTTAGGTTCCTTGTTTTGCTAttaaaaatactataaaaatattaaaatcttttAAATAGATAACATCTCAGCCTTTCTTTACCTATGTATATGAGATTTGCAGAGTAGTTGGGTTGCTCAGTTATTTAGTAAACTAATCGAGTTGGAATTTTGGGGACTGATTTTAAAGTCAGCCGACTTCCATTTAACTTGTATGGAAGATGGCTTTTCAATGCGCACAGTGCACAACAATTAGGCTTTGAAGGTTAAGAGGTTGAGAAATAGAGCAATAAAGCTCGTGCATGCGTGAGAGGCTTTCGAGGCAAAGTTGAGATAATGGAAGTTCGAGATGATGGAATAAGATTTCGATTAAAATGAGGGAAGCATGAGCTAACTTCTATTTAACTTGTATGGAAGATGGCTTTTGGAGGTGCTGACTCCAATATGCACAATACATTCTATGTGCAATAATTAGGCTTTACACGTGAATATTAAGAGGTTGAGAGATAGAGCACTCGTGCATGCATGCGAGGCTTTTGAGGTAAAGTTGAGATAGTGAAAGCCCGAGATATGGAATAAGGCTCCTATTGCAATCAGAGAAACTTTTGGTTGAGAATTGAGATAATGAAACAAGGTAAAAatgagaaaaactaaaaattttatatatacaccTTCATAGCAATTCTAGTTGAGTGAGTCTTTCCTTGAACATTGTTATATTGTTCTAACTACTATCCCTTAAATATTCAATAATATCTCCAACTAATCTATTTTGCAAATTCTTTACTCAAATTCGTCTATTGGATAAAAAAGCCAAACATCTCAACTGATACACATCGcaaactgaaaaagaaaaaaaagggttaattttttttaaatgactcTGCTGCAAAGGACTGACATAATTACCAAAGTGCCCTTATGAACAATACGTCAATATAAGCGCtgacttaaaaaccctaaaccaaccCCATCGCTGTCTCTCTTCGTTTCTCCATTCTCAGCAACTCAGCAGACCGAAACAGAACTTAGGTAAAAGGaaattagggtttctttttcctttaacGACTTTGCATATTTCCTCTCTCTTCATTAGCATGTTTCTTTGATTTTTGCTTTTGCTAGGTTTTCGTGGTTGCTAAGTTGGATTCTTGGTTTTGTTTACTGTAACTTTAACGCTAATGGCCTCCTGTGAAAAACGCAGAAATGGTTGTCTTTTAGCCTTCTTATTTATGCTATGAACTGAAGATGTAATTTATGAACTGGGGATTTAAAAATAAGtggctatatatatgtatatataatggaTTCATTTTAAAAACTCCTAAATGTTGAATTTTAACTGTTTTTTTTATGGTTATGAATTGAAGAGGTAATTTTATGAATGGGGTATTAGGAAAGGAGTGGCTTTTCTTCATGTTCGGGcctttattattatgattatttggTTTGAAGTTTGATTATGTCGTTGATAGTAATTTTATGGTGATAGTTTTTTAGGTCTGTTTTTCTTGAGGGTTGAGACATGCTTGTGTTGTTCGAGACTCCGGCAGGCTTTGCCCTTTTCAAAGTCTTAGATGAAGGGAAGCTGAATAAAGTTGAGGTAATTTTCTCATTCATATATTGTAAGAATTAATAGGAAGTTGCATTTTTAATCTAGTTATTAACTTTAGAAAAAAGTGCATTGATTGACTGAAATCAATCGCTTTATGTTTTAGTTTGTAGGATTTAAATGTTCGAAGTCTTGATTTTGAAGTTTGTGTTTTTGTTGTTGTAGGACTTGTCAAAGGAATTCTTGGCTCCTGACTCTGCCAGAAAGGTTATCACCCTCTCGGATTTTGATTTCATTTGTTCTCCTTCATTTAGTATCATGCCTTTTGGGTCTACGTTTGACTCTGGAGCTGATccattttcatttataatataattaggtTGTGTCGTTGAAAGCCTTTTCCAAGTTTGAAAACACTGCAGAAGCTTTGGAAGCTGCAACCAAACTACTTGAAAGTGCACCCAGTAAAGGTCTGCGCAAGTTTTTGCGTGCGCATTGTGATGGTGAAACACTTGGAGTGGCTGATTCAAAGCTTGGAAATGCAATTAAGGAAAAACTGGTCTGTTAATACTCTTCATATTGCAGATTCTATGGTGATGTTATTCTGTTCCATAAATCTTATTTAAGTAGAAGTAATTACTTTTTTGCAGAAAATTGATTGTGTTCACAATAATGCTGTTATGGAGTTGCTGAGAGGTGTGAGAACTCAGTTGACAGAACTCATATCTGGTCTAGGTGCTCAAGATTTAGCTCCGATGAGTTTGGGTCTTTCACATAGCCTTTCTAGATACAAGCTAAAGTTCAGTGCTGATAAGGTACTTATAAATTATAACAATTTCTTTTGAACTTGATTGAGCATTATCTCGTTTGAATGAGGAGAGTTTTGCAGGGAAAATGTCTGATTGCAGGAATATATAAATAAGTGGGTTTAAGATTTTAGTAACTTTAGTAAGGTGAATTGTTAGTTTTCAGTGTAAGCATTAGATTTTTGTAGTTGTTCGATTTGACAACAATGATCCTGTTGACCTCAGGTAAAAGCAATTAATATTGTAAAATTAGTTGCACATAATAAAGCTAATCCTTTGGTTTGTAATAAATATGGTGTTAAGAGTAAAATGCTGATTGTGAATGCTCTTTAAAAAATGAATTGCTCTTCATATTTGTAGTTTCATTTGCACAAAGCTAGGTCACTGAAACTTGGGTGTATGTGTCTTTGGGTATGTTCAAAATTCTCCACAATTTTCATGTATGTGGAGGGTCTTTGGAGGGTCATATGCCCATTGTCACATCCAAGTATGTGTCAGACACTTGTACTTCATGAAAATGAAGAGTCAATAAGATAGGAAAAAAGTGCTTACTTGGGGTTGAAGTTATCTAGGAGAATCATTGATGTGCGTAGATGCTGTGCTGATATAAGGTGGATCTTGTATGCTATTGAATAATTGTCCTGTTTTAAAGAAATTCCTGGATGTTAAATCACATGATTTCTAGAGCTTTGGTGATGGTATAATATAACTGTATTTGTTGTAGGTTGATACAATGATTGTTCAAGCCATTGGTTTGCTTGATGACCTTGATAAAGAGCTCAACACATATGCAATGAGGGTTCGTGAATGGTATGGTTGGCATTTTCCAGAGCTTACTAAGATCATACAAGACAATATCATGTATGCCAAGGCAGTAAAACTAATGGGTGACCGTGCTAATGCTGCTAAGCTCGACTTCTCAGAGGTATGAATTCCGATTCACTAATCAGAAAACTAATACCCCAACTTGTGTATCAAGTGTTCTATTATGGTAGTACTATCAGTTTGCCAACTATCAATTTCTTAACTCATGGGTTTTGACATAAAGTGCTTGAAGGAATGTTTTCCTTATTTTTAAAGAGTGTTTGCTTAAATTTTCACAGGTATTACCAGAAGAGGTTGAGACTGAATTAAAGGAGGCAGCAGTCATATCCATGGGGACTGAAATTAGTGACCTTGATCTGATGAATATCAAAGATTTATGTGATCAGGTTCTCAATCTTTCTGAATACCGAGCTCAGCTATATGATTATTTAAAGAGCAGGATGAACACTGTTGCACCAAACTTGACTGCTCTTGTCGGTGAACTTGTTGGTGCTCGTCTCATTGCTCATGGTGGCAGCTTAATAAATCTTGCCAAACAGCCTGGTAGTACTGTTCAGATTCTAGGTGCGGAGAAGGCTCTCTTCAGAGCTCTGAAGACAAAGCATTCGACTCCCAAATACGGACTCATCTACCATGCATCCTTGGTTGGTCAGGCAGCACCAAAACACAAGGGGAAGATTTCCAGGTCACTTGCCGCAAAGGCTGCATTGGCAATTCGTTGTGATGCTCTTGGAGATGACCAAGATAACTCTATGGGACTTGAGAACCGAGCCAAGGTAAATTACATACTTGCTTTGGtgacttatttttctttctccctgCACCCGCACACTCTTcctgaaaaaaaaaatagtggaATGTAAGGTATTCTTTGCATATTATATTTTTGTAGCTTGAAGCAAGATTAAGGGCTCTTGAAGGCAAAGAACTGGGACGTTCTGCCGGGTCGGCTAAAGGCAAGCCTAAGATAGAAGTCTATGACAAGGATCGGAAGAAGGGAGCTGGGTTAATAACTCCTGCTAAGGTCCGTGTAACtgatttatcatttcttttttaGGTTGTGTTTTTTTCTCCTCCTTTAGGTGGTTAATGACACTTTTCTCGTGTACAGACATACAATCCTGCAGCAGATTCTGTTCTCAGTCAAATAACAAACAC
This region includes:
- the LOC107888288 gene encoding probable nucleolar protein 5-2, producing MLVLFETPAGFALFKVLDEGKLNKVEDLSKEFLAPDSARKVVSLKAFSKFENTAEALEAATKLLESAPSKGLRKFLRAHCDGETLGVADSKLGNAIKEKLKIDCVHNNAVMELLRGVRTQLTELISGLGAQDLAPMSLGLSHSLSRYKLKFSADKVDTMIVQAIGLLDDLDKELNTYAMRVREWYGWHFPELTKIIQDNIMYAKAVKLMGDRANAAKLDFSEVLPEEVETELKEAAVISMGTEISDLDLMNIKDLCDQVLNLSEYRAQLYDYLKSRMNTVAPNLTALVGELVGARLIAHGGSLINLAKQPGSTVQILGAEKALFRALKTKHSTPKYGLIYHASLVGQAAPKHKGKISRSLAAKAALAIRCDALGDDQDNSMGLENRAKLEARLRALEGKELGRSAGSAKGKPKIEVYDKDRKKGAGLITPAKTYNPAADSVLSQITNTAALDEQDTVPKKKKKVEAELPQIEKAAEVPAIEAKKEKKKKKKKADKEAGLPTNENEPENEEPTEKEKKKHQTEDVENAEVGEKKKKKRKHEEQEDTESEVQTKKEKKKKKKKKSED
- the LOC107888286 gene encoding double-stranded RNA-binding protein 2, producing MFKNQLQELAQRSCFNLPSYSCIREGPDHAPRFKATVNFNGETFESPMFCSTLRQAEHAAAEIALNTLANRGPSRALAARVLDETGVYKNLLQETAHRAGLNLPVYTTVRSGPGHIPSFSCMVDLAGMSFTGDPARTKKQAQKNAAMAAWSALRKLSQYGSSSSSSPSLEFKGKQEQEQVVIARFLSSLRPSEVRPSMQNDYRYEKHRSVPVCQDLTPPNQSLYSAHGESWPYPSFPLEMTMPIYQIWQQEQLLQLQSHLFSFPVSSVPPPAPQFLPILDLDRHLQVRGQEPRFMSPRIAISTTHPSLYISNHSASQPTMGKSTVTIQEIHEEIKEESPKSPPPHLVNDRFVPGQTNAETGIGESKQEDHKQNTELESKSDIGHRKSDAGSRPVNNQLQNPHAFESSHLRSQYPPWTSYYGNSRPAPSYAAAPPTIRTVSPISSMRPNMQEPTTQVPVLPRMRIGAPPFSTRPSFERTNLGSMHHSSIAPPVRIRSVVPVCSAPPSRKTPNFNKERLLPNKEKKDTVAEDLSTAVSEFSKLSM